Proteins encoded together in one Impatiens glandulifera chromosome 1, dImpGla2.1, whole genome shotgun sequence window:
- the LOC124935172 gene encoding probable WRKY transcription factor 65, protein MDGKFNNHPFGNDLENNIDQSPENSDADESPQSQAGFFTDSKMTAKRPGGSIMKRVVSIPMKDLAEGSRFNKGESAVPFDSWAWRKYGQKPIKGSPYPRGYYRCSSSKGCPAKKQVERSNLDPTMLMITYSREHNHSYPATTNKNHHHNRRRRTTSASVDTQPSPPPEVLGLEQSLGEEEEDFRWFSDLEVTTSADMLESPMMLAIDGDLDMTGMLFQDEDSLFADLGELPECSVVFRRTLVR, encoded by the exons ATGGACGGCAAGTTTAACAACCACCCTTTTGGAAACGACCTAGAAAACAATATTGACCAGTCGCCGGAAAACAGTGACGCCGACGAATCACCTCAATCCCAGGCCGGTTTCTTCACCGATAGTAAGATGACCGCCAAAAGACCAGG aggTTCAATAATGAAACGGGTTGTGTCAATTCCGATGAAAGACTTGGCCGAAGGATCACGATTTAATAAAGGGGAGAGTGCAGTTCCGTTTGATTCTTGGGCGTGGAGAAAGTACGGTCAGAAACCCATCAAGGGCTCCCCTTACCCtag AGGATATTACAGATGCAGCAGTTCAAAAGGTTGTCCGGCGAAGAAGCAGGTTGAAAGGAGCAACCTTGATCCCACCATGCTAATGATTACGTATTCTCGTGAACACAATCACTCCTATCCGGCGACCACAAATAAAAACCACCACCACAACCGCCGCCGCCGCACGACTTCCGCCTCAGTTGACACACAACCATCACCACCACCAGAAGTACTAGGACTAGAGCAGAGTTTGGGTGAAGAGGAGGAGGATTTCCGGTGGTTCTCGGACTTGGAGGTGACGACTTCAGCCGACATGTTGGAGAGTCCGATGATGTTGGCAATTGATGGAGACCTAGACATGACGGGAATGTTGTTCCAGGACGAGGATTCGTTGTTTGCGGATCTGGGTGAGCTTCCTGAGTGTTCGGTGGTGTTCCGACGTACCCTGGTCCGATGA